The following coding sequences lie in one Mesorhizobium sp. NZP2298 genomic window:
- a CDS encoding beta-ketoacyl synthase N-terminal-like domain-containing protein, with protein sequence MLREGKAKLCLAGGVDTYLEPETLEWLDENGQLHSEGNIYGFCPGEAAGFCLLTTLATARALGLQSLLEVVATSAAGEENRIKTETVVLGEGLGAAFRNLFEDAPADPVDRIICDMNGERYRGNEYGFAVIRNPGRFRDAADFETPADCWGDVGAASGPLYVSLVAEAQARNYQKGPLSLIWASSENGSRAAALLGSPGVRPSSGADGPRPTAR encoded by the coding sequence TTGCTGCGCGAAGGCAAGGCCAAGTTGTGCCTCGCCGGAGGGGTCGACACCTATCTCGAACCCGAAACGCTTGAATGGCTCGACGAGAACGGACAGCTGCATTCGGAAGGGAACATCTACGGATTCTGCCCTGGCGAAGCGGCGGGATTCTGCCTGTTGACCACATTGGCGACGGCGCGCGCGCTTGGTTTGCAATCACTACTCGAGGTTGTCGCGACGTCGGCCGCGGGTGAAGAAAACAGGATCAAGACGGAAACCGTGGTGCTTGGCGAGGGCTTGGGAGCGGCGTTCCGGAATCTGTTCGAGGATGCGCCGGCAGACCCCGTCGATCGCATCATCTGCGACATGAACGGGGAACGTTACCGCGGAAACGAATATGGCTTCGCGGTGATCCGCAATCCCGGCCGCTTCCGAGACGCCGCTGATTTCGAAACCCCGGCCGACTGCTGGGGCGATGTAGGCGCGGCATCCGGGCCGCTTTACGTCAGCCTCGTCGCCGAGGCGCAAGCGCGTAACTACCAGAAAGGCCCGCTGTCGCTGATCTGGGCGAGTTCCGAGAACGGCTCGCGCGCAGCCGCCCTGCTCGGTTCACCGGGCGTCCGGCCGAGTTCCGGTGCCGACGGCCCCCGGCCTACTGCACGGTAG
- a CDS encoding type VI immunity family protein — protein sequence MPGFPSALLRSRVVDDAPLNKILLEVVIYPKRLTVDDFDWILDVYEAVCPKSRIKLFKIAELPFWSAVADPVLTQSARSAGRSNYRFFEAARKRIREGRGLEAQLWDGCEIDDDRGTFSLNIEAMKRRSLGLAWYVRFLFPLDFPVEQLTRLLRTLADRIDIYSGHGGPVFAFARDKKDEAFTEIYAKARRFWGVDIDMLDLIPFRMRSELKSPCWLNLLGAPFKDDAGVAARIKDLRADADIAIFEQRFGTVFMLAAEPDSLDRNRLARKVLAYQQMAKVMDGFVLNGVGPLAGDGFISSPESADEWLHRFSADSKWLTLPTVQ from the coding sequence TTGCCGGGATTTCCCTCGGCGCTCTTGCGATCGAGAGTGGTCGACGATGCACCACTCAACAAGATCCTGCTTGAGGTTGTGATTTACCCGAAACGATTGACGGTCGACGATTTCGACTGGATTCTGGATGTATATGAGGCTGTGTGCCCGAAGAGCCGCATCAAGCTGTTCAAGATAGCGGAATTGCCCTTCTGGTCAGCGGTCGCGGATCCGGTTCTGACGCAATCGGCGCGAAGCGCCGGCCGATCGAACTATCGGTTCTTCGAAGCGGCAAGGAAGCGGATCCGCGAGGGCAGGGGCCTGGAGGCCCAGCTTTGGGACGGTTGTGAGATCGACGATGATCGGGGAACATTCAGCCTCAACATCGAGGCGATGAAGCGACGATCGCTGGGGTTGGCCTGGTATGTCCGTTTTCTCTTTCCGTTGGATTTTCCCGTCGAGCAATTGACGCGTCTTCTGCGCACCCTGGCGGATCGAATAGATATCTATTCAGGGCATGGCGGGCCTGTCTTCGCCTTCGCGAGGGACAAAAAGGACGAGGCCTTCACCGAAATCTACGCCAAGGCCCGACGGTTCTGGGGCGTCGATATCGACATGCTCGACCTCATTCCGTTCCGGATGCGAAGCGAACTGAAATCACCATGTTGGCTCAACCTGTTGGGCGCGCCCTTCAAGGACGACGCCGGCGTGGCTGCCCGCATCAAGGACCTTCGTGCGGACGCCGATATCGCCATATTCGAGCAACGGTTCGGAACGGTGTTCATGTTGGCGGCCGAGCCCGACTCGCTCGATAGAAACCGGCTAGCCAGGAAGGTGCTTGCCTATCAGCAAATGGCCAAAGTGATGGACGGTTTTGTCCTCAACGGCGTCGGCCCGCTGGCCGGCGACGGTTTCATATCCAGCCCCGAATCCGCCGACGAGTGGCTTCACCGCTTCTCGGCCGATTCGAAATGGCTGACCTTGCCTACCGTGCAGTAG
- a CDS encoding SMI1/KNR4 family protein, whose translation MLNDRERTDLVAQLLEAKRELDMLTLDEDMTDPPSKPATEKDIARFEKKCGFPIEPSYREFLLMHDGWTDFDGDAAILGTRGSNEEWFEDTLEMVWEVFEDFGDENPADDAVAVVLGEDTNNYLFMWPPQEGSDGKATFKEYEDGKLTREYADFDEYLIEFLKSLRHSIEVEREGADRGDADEQ comes from the coding sequence ATGCTGAACGATCGGGAGCGCACGGATCTTGTGGCCCAGCTTTTGGAGGCCAAGCGGGAGCTCGACATGCTGACTCTGGATGAGGACATGACCGATCCGCCGTCGAAGCCGGCAACGGAAAAGGACATCGCACGCTTCGAGAAGAAATGCGGGTTCCCCATCGAGCCGTCCTATCGCGAGTTCCTCTTGATGCATGACGGCTGGACCGACTTCGACGGCGACGCCGCGATCCTGGGGACGAGAGGAAGCAACGAGGAATGGTTCGAGGACACGCTCGAGATGGTCTGGGAAGTGTTCGAGGACTTTGGTGACGAGAACCCGGCCGACGACGCCGTCGCCGTTGTGCTGGGCGAGGACACCAACAACTACCTGTTCATGTGGCCGCCGCAGGAGGGTTCGGACGGCAAGGCGACTTTCAAGGAGTATGAGGACGGAAAGCTGACGCGCGAATACGCTGATTTTGACGAATACCTTATCGAATTCCTGAAATCATTGAGGCACTCCATCGAAGTGGAGCGCGAAGGTGCGGACCGCGGCGATGCCGACGAACAGTGA
- a CDS encoding DUF4150 domain-containing protein — MATIPDVCKTPSPGGPVPLPYPNIAEQSSLSDGTTTVFAKGKMIAIKGSHYSRSNGDEPGTVGGVKSNVNMKATDWITYSFDVKMDGQNACRHTDKKFHNDKNTVDLGGNVDPRSKTEGTVLVILCEDAPKGKTKSGKPRKKYDECELEEICAKIKAYDAALKGRKSSEFTEVKQAGKRYGPDGDGTRNSGNNVCKSIKRYARLGKGPGGEGKPEDMGFHDVSPDCQKKLKEKAESTRPKYRLFSPDHVQEIQHNGHPTRGSNLRWMSRRPNKWIGGAMSDLKTSGPNRHTGVRGDCC, encoded by the coding sequence ATGGCGACAATCCCGGATGTCTGCAAGACGCCAAGCCCCGGCGGGCCTGTCCCGCTTCCCTACCCCAATATCGCGGAACAATCATCGCTCTCCGATGGAACGACGACGGTGTTCGCAAAGGGCAAGATGATTGCCATCAAGGGATCCCACTACAGCCGAAGCAATGGTGATGAACCCGGCACCGTTGGCGGCGTAAAATCCAACGTCAACATGAAGGCGACGGACTGGATCACCTACTCTTTCGACGTGAAAATGGACGGTCAGAACGCCTGCCGACACACGGACAAGAAGTTTCACAACGACAAGAATACGGTGGATCTTGGGGGCAATGTGGATCCCCGGAGCAAGACCGAAGGCACGGTTTTGGTGATCCTGTGCGAAGATGCGCCGAAGGGAAAAACGAAATCCGGAAAGCCGCGCAAGAAATACGACGAGTGCGAGCTGGAAGAGATATGCGCCAAGATCAAGGCGTACGATGCCGCGCTCAAGGGCAGAAAGAGTTCGGAGTTCACCGAGGTCAAGCAGGCCGGCAAGAGATACGGGCCGGATGGCGACGGAACGAGAAATTCCGGCAACAACGTCTGCAAGTCGATCAAGCGCTACGCCAGGCTGGGCAAGGGGCCGGGCGGGGAAGGAAAGCCCGAGGACATGGGGTTCCACGACGTTTCCCCGGACTGTCAGAAGAAGCTCAAGGAGAAGGCCGAGAGCACGCGGCCAAAATACAGGCTGTTCAGCCCGGATCACGTCCAGGAAATCCAGCACAACGGCCATCCTACCCGGGGATCCAATCTTCGTTGGATGTCACGCCGGCCGAACAAATGGATCGGTGGTGCGATGAGCGATCTGAAAACGAGCGGTCCAAACCGACATACGGGCGTTCGCGGGGACTGCTGCTGA
- a CDS encoding HEAT repeat domain-containing protein, with amino-acid sequence MLAAQGKPKAEGAPERRIVRDIVRQHAEQAAFFWAQRDTLMESDPPDVDVVAGVDRRLEANLDGLRIAGPSAWPYIVRAYEDFPEKGELFLYGWMGIEQTDGRRVAEAVEFGRQGSDDARGLIGALAWHEPTTIAPLVRDWIGAPDAFKRFLGVSACLGHNVDPRQMLVRLVRDPDARVRATSLHLAGKLKRADLVEELRAALNNADEKSRFWAAWALTELGSGDLASPELRKVAVSGGPDAMMALRAVVKAEPDKDVRGWMGGLLKTPETAPLAVRGAGMLGDRTLLHWLIHQMRTPALAVPAGAAFLELFPEARLEDSLFSVEPEVLGDAFATYFEDNPPYLPVADRVKDWAKGL; translated from the coding sequence ATGTTGGCGGCACAGGGCAAACCGAAAGCGGAAGGTGCGCCGGAGCGGCGAATAGTGCGGGATATTGTTCGGCAACATGCCGAGCAGGCCGCGTTCTTCTGGGCGCAGCGCGACACGTTGATGGAGAGCGACCCGCCCGATGTCGATGTGGTCGCCGGTGTCGACAGGCGTCTGGAGGCCAACCTTGATGGTTTGCGCATCGCGGGTCCGTCCGCCTGGCCATATATCGTGCGGGCTTATGAGGACTTCCCTGAAAAGGGCGAACTGTTCCTCTACGGATGGATGGGGATCGAGCAGACCGATGGTCGCCGTGTTGCCGAGGCCGTCGAGTTCGGCCGTCAAGGTAGCGACGACGCTCGCGGGCTGATCGGTGCGCTGGCCTGGCACGAGCCGACAACGATCGCCCCCTTGGTGCGGGACTGGATCGGAGCGCCGGATGCGTTCAAGCGATTTCTCGGCGTATCCGCCTGCCTTGGTCACAATGTCGATCCCAGGCAGATGCTGGTTCGACTTGTCCGCGATCCGGATGCACGGGTTCGCGCCACCAGCTTGCACCTCGCCGGAAAGCTGAAACGTGCGGACCTTGTGGAGGAACTGAGAGCCGCCTTGAATAATGCCGACGAGAAGTCGCGGTTCTGGGCCGCCTGGGCGCTGACCGAACTTGGCTCAGGGGATCTGGCCAGCCCTGAATTGCGGAAGGTGGCGGTCAGTGGTGGTCCCGATGCGATGATGGCCTTGCGCGCGGTGGTCAAGGCCGAGCCGGACAAGGATGTGCGCGGCTGGATGGGTGGATTGCTCAAGACGCCGGAAACCGCGCCCTTGGCCGTGCGGGGCGCGGGTATGCTCGGCGACCGCACCCTCCTGCACTGGCTCATCCACCAGATGCGCACACCGGCGCTGGCGGTGCCCGCGGGGGCGGCGTTTTTAGAATTGTTTCCCGAGGCGCGGCTGGAGGACAGCTTGTTTTCCGTCGAGCCGGAAGTGCTCGGCGACGCCTTCGCGACGTATTTCGAGGACAACCCACCCTACCTGCCAGTAGCGGACCGGGTGAAGGATTGGGCAAAGGGGCTGTAA
- a CDS encoding DUF6484 domain-containing protein, producing MVETRERIEGVVIGIFLGFGEGAPLVVFPGNPEETAIPARSLTELSSDMIGAEVALLFQDGNPGRPLIVGRVVEPARNAASSQIIRDGETVRIMGKERIELRCGEAAILMEKDGRITIRGTYVTSQASAANRIRGGSIDLN from the coding sequence ATGGTCGAAACACGTGAGCGTATCGAAGGGGTCGTGATCGGGATTTTCCTGGGGTTCGGCGAAGGTGCGCCGCTTGTCGTCTTCCCCGGCAATCCAGAAGAGACAGCCATCCCGGCCCGCAGCCTGACCGAACTCAGCTCCGATATGATCGGTGCCGAAGTCGCATTGCTGTTTCAGGATGGCAATCCGGGTCGTCCCTTGATTGTCGGGCGGGTAGTCGAGCCGGCCCGCAACGCGGCCTCGTCGCAGATCATTCGCGACGGCGAGACCGTGCGAATTATGGGCAAGGAGCGTATCGAGTTGCGCTGCGGCGAGGCGGCGATCCTGATGGAAAAAGACGGCCGCATCACCATTCGCGGCACCTATGTCACCAGCCAGGCCAGCGCCGCCAATCGTATCCGGGGCGGATCGATCGATCTCAACTGA
- the tssI gene encoding type VI secretion system Vgr family protein, translating to MPNERATVVQTPVGAELLTFTHLVGRDEISRCFAYTVGFVSPSSDIDPLKMLGGMVSVEGESDPKRWFSGLVSEFRLTRIEDRLAYYEAVVRPWLWFLGNATDCRIFQNMTAVEIVEKIFSKYGTAKFEKRLQGSYPSREYCVQYDESDLDFVQRLLEHEGIFYFFEHDEGKHTLVLCDAMSKLKPAPGYEKIPYNFEGQGSRRDVEYITEWIPGSSVRPGAYAHTDYDFKKPGADLMAKSAQPFSHKEASGENYRQPGAHLDVGRGDTLAGIRREELQAAHQRITAVGTVRGLHSGCTFKLESFPRDDQNQEYLVVSAEYRLFDPGYRTQNEAHSENYKIVLGVAPTALPYRAPRITARPIMRGPQTATVVGPSGEEIFTDKYARVKVQFHWDRLGKKNENSSCFVRVSQTWAGSGWGFIQIPRIGQEVIVDFLEGDPDLPIITGRVYNASQMPPYGLPGNATQSGWKSNSSKGGGGYNELMFEDKAGSELVNFQAQKDHNLLIKHDRTKLVQHDQSDRIDHDAKHSVGHNLDEDVGNNKTVKVGVDQTTNIGNNDTETVGVNRSLTVGANETISIGSNSTETIGANHTQTVAIVQTVSVGAARVDSVAASETRTVGGPQANTIGATRSVTVGSAQSHDIGAADSWNIAAAQSVNVGADQSVTIGSAQTFNVGAARSASIAADDSTTVGGAHSLGVAKGSSINVGENSSIKVGKKLVIDAGDEILIKCGSAKIMMKKDGSIGIEGKDISVNGSGKITIKASSDIVMKGSKISEN from the coding sequence ATGCCGAACGAACGTGCCACGGTTGTACAGACACCGGTTGGCGCCGAGCTGTTGACCTTCACGCATCTTGTCGGGCGCGACGAGATCAGCCGTTGCTTTGCCTATACGGTCGGGTTCGTCAGCCCCAGCTCCGACATCGATCCGCTGAAGATGCTGGGGGGAATGGTTTCGGTCGAAGGTGAATCCGATCCGAAACGGTGGTTCAGCGGCCTGGTGTCGGAGTTTCGCCTGACCCGCATCGAAGACCGGCTGGCCTATTACGAAGCGGTCGTCAGGCCGTGGCTCTGGTTCCTCGGCAATGCGACCGATTGCCGGATCTTTCAAAACATGACCGCTGTCGAGATCGTCGAAAAGATCTTCTCGAAATACGGGACGGCGAAATTCGAGAAGCGGCTGCAAGGGTCGTACCCGTCGCGTGAATACTGCGTACAGTACGACGAGAGCGATCTCGATTTCGTGCAACGCCTCCTCGAGCACGAAGGCATCTTCTATTTCTTCGAGCATGACGAGGGCAAGCACACGCTCGTTCTGTGCGACGCGATGAGCAAGCTGAAGCCGGCGCCGGGCTACGAGAAGATACCGTACAATTTCGAAGGACAGGGTTCGCGGCGCGACGTCGAATACATCACCGAATGGATTCCGGGCAGTTCGGTGAGGCCCGGCGCCTATGCCCACACCGACTATGATTTCAAGAAGCCTGGCGCCGATCTGATGGCGAAGTCCGCCCAGCCGTTCAGCCACAAGGAAGCTTCCGGCGAGAATTATCGCCAGCCTGGGGCGCATCTCGATGTGGGGCGCGGCGACACCTTGGCCGGCATCCGGCGCGAGGAACTTCAGGCCGCGCATCAGCGCATCACCGCCGTTGGAACCGTGCGCGGCCTCCATTCCGGCTGCACCTTCAAGCTGGAAAGCTTTCCGCGCGATGACCAGAACCAGGAGTATCTGGTTGTCAGCGCCGAATACAGGTTGTTCGATCCGGGCTACAGGACCCAGAACGAAGCCCACAGCGAGAATTACAAGATCGTGCTGGGTGTCGCGCCGACTGCCTTGCCCTATCGCGCGCCGCGGATCACGGCGCGGCCGATCATGCGCGGGCCGCAGACGGCGACGGTGGTCGGCCCTTCAGGCGAGGAGATATTCACCGACAAATATGCCCGGGTGAAGGTGCAGTTCCACTGGGACCGCCTGGGCAAGAAGAACGAAAACAGTTCCTGCTTCGTGCGTGTCTCGCAGACCTGGGCCGGCAGCGGCTGGGGCTTCATCCAGATACCGCGCATCGGCCAGGAGGTGATCGTCGACTTCCTCGAAGGCGACCCTGACCTGCCGATCATCACCGGCAGGGTCTACAATGCCTCGCAGATGCCGCCCTACGGCTTGCCGGGCAATGCAACGCAGTCGGGCTGGAAATCCAACTCCTCGAAAGGCGGCGGCGGCTACAACGAGCTGATGTTCGAGGATAAGGCCGGCTCCGAGCTGGTCAACTTCCAGGCGCAGAAGGACCACAACCTTCTGATCAAGCACGACCGCACCAAGCTCGTCCAGCACGACCAGTCCGACCGCATCGACCACGACGCCAAGCATTCCGTCGGCCACAACCTCGACGAGGACGTCGGCAACAACAAGACGGTCAAGGTCGGCGTCGACCAGACCACGAATATCGGCAACAACGACACCGAGACGGTGGGCGTCAATCGCTCGCTGACGGTCGGGGCGAATGAGACGATCAGCATCGGTTCGAACTCCACCGAAACGATCGGCGCCAATCACACGCAGACCGTCGCCATCGTCCAGACGGTGAGCGTCGGCGCGGCCCGGGTCGATTCGGTGGCGGCATCCGAAACACGAACCGTCGGTGGCCCGCAAGCCAATACGATCGGCGCGACACGGTCGGTCACCGTGGGGTCAGCGCAAAGCCACGACATCGGGGCAGCCGACAGCTGGAACATCGCGGCCGCGCAAAGCGTCAATGTCGGCGCCGATCAGAGCGTGACTATCGGCAGCGCCCAGACGTTCAACGTGGGCGCGGCGCGTAGCGCCAGCATCGCGGCCGACGATTCCACGACCGTCGGCGGCGCCCATTCCTTGGGTGTTGCGAAAGGCAGTTCGATCAATGTCGGCGAGAACAGCTCCATCAAGGTCGGCAAGAAGCTGGTGATCGACGCCGGTGACGAGATCCTGATCAAATGCGGTTCGGCCAAGATCATGATGAAGAAGGACGGGTCGATTGGCATCGAGGGCAAGGATATTTCGGTGAACGGGTCCGGCAAGATCACCATCAAGGCTTCCAGCGACATTGTGATGAAGGGTTCGAAGATCAGTGAAAACTGA
- the tagH gene encoding type VI secretion system-associated FHA domain protein TagH, producing MYISLQINNVDALPAGISTGYAARDRSFEIGRDACDWTLSDPDKFISGRHCEVRYEAGAFWLHDVSRNGTYINGSNQRMTGPHRMANGDRMLIGRYVIFVSIDEERAATSHPNRGSTQREMPAATNRSLEFGEGPFFDPAEQRSGQRVRAPAFSSQPSPLPSTRDEVLREIAIAAGISPELLQSRDPHEVAAEIGAVLRTVVEEVTLLLKARAAAKMLAKSTQRTMISAADNNPLKFVPGTDDILEIMFARRRAGYLDARRSIEDAFRDLKTHEFATYAAMQAALSRLLDDLSPEAIGRKLPPTSFSSKKSQAWDAFVATWRTMEEAHENGMLDIFLAYFSEAYAKADKQK from the coding sequence ATGTACATCAGTTTGCAAATCAACAATGTCGACGCCTTGCCTGCGGGCATCTCGACCGGCTACGCGGCGCGGGATCGCAGCTTCGAAATCGGGCGCGATGCTTGCGACTGGACCTTGTCGGACCCCGACAAGTTCATCTCCGGCCGGCATTGCGAGGTCCGCTACGAGGCAGGCGCATTCTGGCTGCACGACGTCTCGCGCAACGGAACCTACATCAACGGATCAAACCAGCGCATGACCGGCCCGCATCGGATGGCCAACGGCGACCGGATGCTGATTGGCCGCTATGTCATCTTCGTGTCGATCGATGAGGAGCGCGCAGCGACAAGTCATCCCAACCGCGGCTCGACGCAGCGAGAAATGCCGGCCGCGACAAATCGGTCGCTGGAATTCGGAGAGGGACCCTTCTTCGATCCCGCGGAGCAACGGTCCGGGCAGCGGGTTAGGGCTCCGGCATTCTCGTCGCAACCCTCGCCGCTTCCCTCGACGCGAGACGAGGTGCTGCGAGAAATCGCGATCGCGGCCGGTATCTCGCCGGAATTGCTGCAATCGCGCGACCCGCATGAAGTCGCCGCCGAAATCGGCGCGGTGCTGCGGACAGTGGTCGAGGAAGTGACCTTGCTGTTGAAAGCACGCGCGGCCGCGAAAATGCTGGCCAAGAGCACACAACGAACGATGATCAGCGCGGCCGACAACAATCCCCTGAAGTTCGTCCCAGGAACCGACGACATCCTCGAGATCATGTTTGCGCGACGCCGTGCCGGCTATCTCGATGCCAGGCGCAGCATCGAGGATGCGTTCCGCGATCTCAAGACGCACGAATTCGCCACCTATGCCGCCATGCAGGCGGCGCTGTCGCGGCTGCTCGACGACTTGTCTCCCGAAGCGATCGGAAGAAAGCTTCCGCCGACATCGTTCTCGTCGAAAAAGAGCCAGGCCTGGGACGCTTTTGTCGCGACCTGGCGAACCATGGAGGAAGCACACGAGAACGGCATGCTGGACATATTCCTGGCCTATTTCAGCGAAGCCTATGCCAAGGCCGACAAGCAGAAATAG
- the tssL gene encoding type VI secretion system protein TssL, long form has translation MSSKDDPFGPAGKTVIRATPRRERKPAPGPPVADGGQPSQVKDSTVFDPGVGRHTPPGWTSGTVIYQGTPPVAAPALPQETLLNVTDNVRYSAANPILAAAAPLLMLFGQLRLIPVERQAEPLAEHITEAIDKFDSALEKAGVAEEDARIAKFVLCETADDLIGNLPWPRKDAWVQHSMLSRFFHVEPNGTGFFEALNKILASPEAHYDLLELMHVCLSLGYEGQYRGLTREDTNLERVRRDVYETLRYFRPRADEDISPRWQGLAATMTQSSTRLPLWAVAAAAAALLTAAFFALRVFITNEGDATAGELLALNPSTPIAIERASVAPLGEPEKVTPPAATTTQIDRIRSALAKDIEAGGMTVGTKGGFIVVEINNLLVFQSGRADAKLEFQPIAADIAAALEPERGPIRIVGHTDNVKPRKSSPFKSNFDLSVARAKAVQTMMAQKLSDPSRLTVDGKGEDEPIADNTTVEGRAKNRRVDVMIAKEETL, from the coding sequence ATGAGCTCGAAGGACGATCCTTTCGGCCCGGCGGGCAAGACCGTCATTCGCGCCACGCCACGGCGTGAGCGAAAGCCGGCACCGGGCCCTCCCGTCGCGGATGGCGGACAGCCCTCGCAGGTCAAGGACTCGACCGTGTTCGATCCCGGTGTCGGCCGGCATACGCCGCCCGGTTGGACATCCGGGACCGTTATTTATCAGGGGACTCCTCCCGTGGCGGCTCCGGCCCTGCCGCAGGAGACCTTGCTCAACGTCACGGACAACGTCCGATATTCCGCGGCAAACCCGATCCTTGCCGCGGCCGCACCGTTGCTGATGCTATTCGGTCAGCTCAGGCTTATCCCGGTCGAGAGACAAGCGGAGCCATTGGCGGAGCATATCACTGAGGCGATCGACAAGTTCGACAGCGCACTGGAGAAAGCAGGCGTTGCCGAAGAGGATGCGCGGATTGCGAAATTTGTCCTCTGCGAAACCGCCGACGATCTCATCGGCAACCTGCCCTGGCCACGCAAGGACGCCTGGGTGCAGCACAGCATGCTGTCGCGGTTCTTCCACGTCGAGCCCAACGGCACGGGCTTTTTCGAAGCGCTGAACAAAATCCTGGCCAGCCCGGAGGCACATTACGATCTGCTCGAACTGATGCATGTGTGTCTGTCGCTGGGGTACGAAGGCCAATATCGCGGCCTGACGCGCGAGGACACCAATCTCGAACGCGTTCGGCGCGACGTCTACGAAACGCTTCGCTATTTCAGGCCCCGCGCGGACGAAGACATCTCGCCTCGCTGGCAGGGCCTGGCGGCGACGATGACGCAGTCTTCGACACGCCTGCCGCTCTGGGCCGTTGCGGCAGCGGCAGCGGCGCTGCTGACGGCGGCATTCTTCGCGTTGCGGGTCTTCATCACCAATGAAGGCGACGCCACCGCTGGTGAATTGCTGGCCCTCAACCCGTCGACACCGATCGCCATCGAGCGCGCCAGTGTCGCGCCTTTGGGAGAGCCGGAGAAAGTCACCCCTCCGGCAGCCACGACCACGCAGATCGATCGCATCCGCTCGGCACTGGCCAAGGATATCGAAGCCGGCGGGATGACCGTCGGCACGAAGGGCGGCTTCATCGTCGTGGAAATCAACAATCTCCTGGTGTTCCAGTCCGGAAGAGCCGACGCGAAGCTGGAGTTCCAGCCCATAGCAGCCGATATCGCCGCCGCCCTGGAACCCGAGCGTGGGCCAATCAGGATCGTCGGCCATACCGACAATGTGAAGCCGCGAAAATCGAGCCCGTTCAAGTCCAACTTCGATCTTTCTGTCGCCCGGGCGAAGGCCGTCCAAACCATGATGGCGCAGAAGTTGAGCGATCCTTCGCGACTGACGGTCGACGGCAAGGGCGAGGACGAGCCGATCGCCGACAATACAACCGTGGAAGGCCGCGCCAAGAACCGCCGGGTCGATGTGATGATCGCCAAGGAGGAGACATTGTGA